The genomic region TGGAACAAGGGAGGAATTATGAAGAGTACATTTTACAATATACTGGAATATTGGAAAATTTTGTAACCCAGGAAGATGCAAATAAGGCTATTAATAACTATATTAAAACAGATAATTTACAGAAGTTTCTTGTATTGCCTGAATAAACCAGAAAGGGGAAAAATAAATAAAAGCCTACCGGCTAAATAACCGATAGGCTTTTTTATCAATTTCTATTGAAGAATTATTATGGTGCCATCACTTTGATCCTTTTTGGTAGACAGATCCATCTCGTCATAAAGATCATAGATCGGTCCACCGGCACCAAACTGAACTCGACAAACTTCGTTGCCACCGGTACAGTTTTGTTCAGGAACAGCTCTCCAGGTACCGTTATCATTCACATAGTCATTGGCAACAACTTCAGGTTGCTCTTCAATTTCGCTTCCCAAGTTTGTAAAGGACATGCCTAATACTACCAGAAGCGCCATAATCGGAATTAAAAATAACTTTTTCATAATATTAAAGTTTAAATTCACCTACTCTTTCAAGGATTTTCGGCTTCTCCTACTTTCTGCGCAAAAAGATTTTATAATTTCTTTCATTGGGTGTAAAAGCCAGCATGGTACTGAAAAGTAAAGAAGTAATAAAAATCTTAGTATTTCAATTTTTATAACTCTGGCATTTTACAATAGTAAATTTCACCAAATCCTGTCAAAGAAAATGGTTGCTAAAGCCGTTAAACTATTCTATTATAAAATCGACCGTTGATAATCCCTTCTATATTGAGAAGGTGTCTGCCCAAATTGTTTGCGGAAATTCTTGGAAAAATGAGAATGATCCTTAAAACCGCATTTTTGAGTAATTATGGAAATTGGTAATTCCGTAGTTCTAATCAAGAGTGCTCCTTTGTCAAGCCTTTTTTCCATATGAAACCTATGGATGGTAGTGCCATACATTTTTTTAAATCCTTCTTTGAGTTTCGTTTTATTAGTACGATGAATAAGACCTAATTCTCTAAGAGATGGAAGATCGGTATGAAGATTTTTAAGGATATAAAGACGTACTTGTTTCAGTAAAATTTTTGTTGCAGCGCTTTCCTTTTTTCCTGATTTTAATGAATGTCTTATACTACTTACTTTTCTCAGAGGTTCTTCACCATTCGTAAAACGAAAAGCTGTAATGACATATGCACAGGAGGGATCTACTCCCACCATCCTTTGAATAGTGCAAGGACATCTATGTAATCCTTTATTTTCAACAATGAAGTCAACAGGAATAAATTGCTGATACATTTTTCCAGTAGCTGAATCAAGTTCGTCCGTCAGCGCTTTCTCCGAGTTTTTTGAAAGAATTTCAGAAACCGGGCAGTCAAATTTGTCCTGATTCCATTTCAAAATTTCAGGAGTGTTGGAAGAATATGACGTGATGTAAAAATCCTTATCTAAAAAGATTGAAAATTGTATTTCCGGTTGCTTTATTTCCTGATTTGCTCCAAAACAAAAATTATATATTTCCTCTGACATCATATTCAGCAGTACGGTAACAGTATCAATGGGATCTCTTCTGCCGGAAGGCTCCTGACGAAACATGAAGTTACCACAGGCAATTTCTATGATTTGCTGATATAAAGAATTGAATCTCATTTTATCCTCATTGTTGAATGCATATTCCATAATTCTTATATTAAAGATTACTATTTATAGTCCTGCAGAAACAAAAGCGCCTTCTTTTTATCTTTAAATACCCGCATAGGGTAATCCGGGGTGCTTGTTTTTATAAAGAGTTGAGTAATAGCCATCGCATGATCATCTTTCACCAGAAGAGCCAGAGCTGTCGTCATAA from Christiangramia sp. OXR-203 harbors:
- a CDS encoding DUF6520 family protein, producing the protein MKKLFLIPIMALLVVLGMSFTNLGSEIEEQPEVVANDYVNDNGTWRAVPEQNCTGGNEVCRVQFGAGGPIYDLYDEMDLSTKKDQSDGTIIILQ
- a CDS encoding AraC family transcriptional regulator, with product MEYAFNNEDKMRFNSLYQQIIEIACGNFMFRQEPSGRRDPIDTVTVLLNMMSEEIYNFCFGANQEIKQPEIQFSIFLDKDFYITSYSSNTPEILKWNQDKFDCPVSEILSKNSEKALTDELDSATGKMYQQFIPVDFIVENKGLHRCPCTIQRMVGVDPSCAYVITAFRFTNGEEPLRKVSSIRHSLKSGKKESAATKILLKQVRLYILKNLHTDLPSLRELGLIHRTNKTKLKEGFKKMYGTTIHRFHMEKRLDKGALLIRTTELPISIITQKCGFKDHSHFSKNFRKQFGQTPSQYRRDYQRSIL